gggcagagggggcagtGGCGGGGTgttgccccccgccgccgggccagCGCCTCCTCGCTGAGCCCCAGCAGGGCCGAGAGGTGCCCGATGTAGCGGATGGCGAGGCGCAGGGTCTCGATCTTGGTGAGGCTCTGCCCCGCAGGTGCCAGCGCGGGGGGCAGGTAGTGCCGCAGGCGCAGCAGCGCCTGCGCCAGCCGCCGCATCCGCAGCTTCTCCCGCTCGCTGGCGCTTTGCCGCGGGCCCCCCGCACCCAGGCCACGGACCCCTTTCCTTCCCTGAGGGAGGCGGGGTGCGGCAGGGCCGTGGCgggatccccaggcagtggcagGGGACGAGAGGCCGCAGGAGTCAGGTGAGGCCGCGGGTGAGCTGCTGCTGTAGCCCTCGGGGTCCGGGGGGccgcagcagccccagggctgtgggggGGCCGTGGCCGGGAGCGGGAGACCGGGGGCTGCCGAGTGAGCCATGGCAGAGGGGCCGTGTGCCGGTAGCCCCGCAGCCACCCCGGCTTTATGCAGGGCCAGAGGTGTGAAGTGGCACCTTCAGGCCAGGCGTCCCCAGCACTTCAAAggccgggggggggcgagggCAAGCGGCTTTGAACACGCGGGTGACGAATTTTACCCCGGCAGTGTGAGGCTGCACTGCGCTGCCTACCCCCACACAGCCTGCACCCCCCCCCACGCTGTCCTGAGGATGGGGCTTGCACCCCAcaaggggctgctggggggctgcaATGGGACTGCtggggtgctatgggggggcTGCAATAGAGTTGCTGGGAGGCTAcggggggggctacaggggggCTTCTGGGAGGCTGCAATGGGGCTGTTGGGAAGCTACAGGGGTCTTCTGGGGGGCTGCaatggggctgctgggggggctttaATGAGGGCTGCTGGGGGGCCGCAGGGGGGTGCGAACTGCAGCAGTTCCAACTGCGGGGTGTCCACATCCCCCCCAGCCGGGCATCCCGTGGACACCGACCCTCTCACccggtgccggggaggggggcacGGCCCGTgtcgtccccgtcccccccgcagcaggtcccccgctgcccccgctAATGGGGTTTCACGCGCTGCCCCTAATGAGCCCGGCGCGGAGCCCGGTgccgccggtgccggtgcccgcccccccgggggagggggaggcggggctgggaggggcccccccgccgcgTTCCCAGGCCACGCAGGTGTCGGTGCCGGCGGGTGCGAAGGTTTCCAGGGAAACGCGGCTCCGTCGCGGGAAGGAAAAACCATCAGGGAGCGGGTGGGGGGCCGCGACACCGGTATCGGCaccggcgcggcccccccggtGGGGCCGGGCCTCGGGGTACGTGATACGTGACCCCCACACGGCAATGGGcacgggaatcccccgcccggggGTTCCGGGTGTGCACAGCCCCGGGTGTATGGCGGCGGCCATGGGACCCTCCATACCGGCTGTACACAGCCAAGGCGTACAATGATGGGCACAGGACCTCCCCATACTGGGTGTGCTCGGGGTCCCCCAACATCAGGTACCAGCCACGGAGGCGGTTAtggggcccagccccagcagtggGGTGCAGGGCCGGCCCCCCACCCGGAAAGTGCTGGCGACACGGGGTGAGCCAGCACCGCGTTGCTCCCAGGCTCGTGTTTCCCAGGGGCCACACGAAGCTCGTTCTGCGTTTCCTTGGCAGTGTGGTGACACGGAGGCAACGAGATAAATCCTGCTTATCACCCAGCGCCGGCCCAGCCCTCCCGCCGTCCTTGCTGTGCTCGCCGCCAGCTTCGTGGCAGCCCCAGAGCCCAGGAGCTGGTGTGCCAAAACCCTGGCGGGTTGGCACTGACAGGACGCTGACCTCCCGCGGTCCCTCACTGCCATCATACTCCCCGTGGCacccagccctggagctgctcagGTCCACATGGACCCCAAGATGTCACCCTGGCACCCCAGCGAGCCCCCCTAGCACCCATGCCACTGTCCAGGCACCATGAGGATAATGGCATGTGGCCAGGCCGGTACCTCCCTGCAGACATGCCACAAAGCCACCAATTAATTGTTATTAATCCCCTCTGCCCCCTTGCTGGAGACCGTGCTGCACCTGACAGTGCCCCAAAGCTGtcactggggctgggggccacAGTGGGGACCAACGTGGCCCCGGGAGCATAgcggggtgctcagcacccggGCCACAGCCCCTTCCCTGCATGCCCCTCGGTGCTGCCttggccccgctcccccccatTCCCAGGCCCCCTCCTGGGTCTCATTAGCTGATGAGCTCCCAGATAATGAGCTCTGCAGCCCCGCTGGGCAGCTGCTTCCCACCTCCCTCTGTGTTTAGACAAGTGCTGGAGCGCGGCTGGGCTGTGACAGCATTGGCTGTGGGGTCAGAGCCCCCCCCGAAGGAAAGCCACTTCATCCCTCGGGGGGAGACAGTGTCCCCCCACATCCCTCCAGCTCCTATTGATGGCATGGGGGCACAGGGCCTTGGGGCAGCTGTGGCAAGGGCGCGGGCTGGAGCTTGGCTGCAGAGCCGCAGGATGCTGACAGTGCCTGGCGCCATGCCCCCAGAAGCAGCCGGCCCTCATGCTGAGGGGGTCCCCCCGGGCACTGCTGGAGGCCCTGCCCAGGACACCTCACTGCCCGCCTTGAACCCCTGgtccctgctccagcacctcctgtGGGGGGGGGGCGTCAGACACCTGAACGGCCCCTGGCCCTGGCTGTGCACCCTCATACCTCCAATCAGGATGGGGACAGctggcggggatgatgctggggcTATGCCCAACCCAGGGGTAAGCACCCCAAAAACATCCTGGCAAACAGTCCTCTGCCCCGGGAGTGCTGCCACTCCCcgcctccctgcttctgctgcatCCCTCAGCCCACGTGCGCAGGGAGGGTCCCCTGCTCTGGAGCATCCTGAAGAGCTGAGCACCCCACCCCTGCCTGGGGGACCCCGAACCCCATCTGGAGTTTGCGCcagctggagaagcagcacagggaGCCTCAGCTCTGTGCAGGGTGGGCACAGCTCGGAGGGTCCCCACAAACACTCAGCCTGAGCTAAGGGAGTCAAGACTGCATCAGGGAGCCCAAGGCAGCATGGCCAGGTGCAGAGAAGTCCCCCAGGAAGGGGAGCACTGTCACACCATGGGCACACAAGCCTGGCTGCCCATCCCTGCAACCCCTGCCCCTCAGGGCTGCTGGTTTGACCTGGGAGCATGCCCAGAACTCCCAGCCGGAGAGCTAGGAGCTGTGTGGAGGACAGGGGAGGTGTGGGGACACCCTTGGGTGTCAGGGCTGGCGGCTTGGGGTTCCGGCACTAGAAGGTCAAGTCCCTGCTGCccactgcagcacagccagcccAGCAAAGCTGTCGTGCAGGGCCatgagggctctgccagggctggtgGAAGCGTTAGCATCTCTCATGGGCGTGTGAATTGGTCCCTGCACACTTCCCAGCGCCGGGCAGCACCAATTAAGGCTTGGAGGAGTCAGAACGGACACCTCTGCAAATGGGCCCGGCATTCCCaggctcccagccctggctctgTAGGTTTTGACACCTCCGGGCGGCCACAAAAGCATCACCTCAAACCCCAGCCCCGCATAaagccggggctgcccgggcacCCCCAGATGTGGGCAGCAGAGTGGACCCCAGCCATGGCCggaccccccgccccgctccttcCCCAGGGCCTCTTCAATGCCACTTACCTACCAGCTTCTGCGGAGcacccccccatgtccccatgtcctctgcagggccaggggcaggagggtGGCCCCGAGGGTGATCTGGGGCAgtgcaggggtgcagggggaccACAGCAAAGCGCCAGCGAGCGGGAGAAGCTGCGGATGCGGCGGCTGGCGCAGGCGCTGCTGCGCCTGCGGCACTACCTGCCCCCCGCGCTGGCACCTGCGGGGCAGAGTCTCACCAAGATCGAGACCCTGCGCCTCGCCATCCGCTACATCGGGCACCTCTCGGCCCTGCTGGGGCTCAGCGAGGAGGCGCTGGCCCagcggcggggggcagcgccccgccactgccccctctgcccccagggcCTGGGGTGCTGCCAGAGCCTG
This sequence is a window from Athene noctua chromosome 13, bAthNoc1.hap1.1, whole genome shotgun sequence. Protein-coding genes within it:
- the LOC141965644 gene encoding uncharacterized protein LOC141965644, whose translation is MAHSAAPGLPLPATAPPQPWGCCGPPDPEGYSSSSPAASPDSCGLSSPATAWGSRHGPAAPRLPQGRKGVRGLGAGGPRQSASEREKLRMRRLAQALLRLRHYLPPALAPAGQSLTKIETLRLAIRYIGHLSALLGLSEEALARRRGATPRHCPLCPQGLGCCQSLEPHPHPPAPQEALPSGTGGWGSPAVARTPLELGAWRSPPCGPAAGPPPEVLGVPDMGMEAWGSPSYIPATGTPPELHGAVASSTSSWLSPPHYAGAGAPLDLPGDPLLDTGLMLPEFVDAGTVTQDLSTDLLSLLEALLPSQTQD
- the LOC141965649 gene encoding uncharacterized protein LOC141965649, giving the protein MWAAEWTPAMAGPPAPLLPQGLFNATYLPASAEHPPMSPCPLQGQGQEGGPEGDLGQCRGAGGPQQSASEREKLRMRRLAQALLRLRHYLPPALAPAGQSLTKIETLRLAIRYIGHLSALLGLSEEALAQRRGAAPRHCPLCPQGLGCCQSLEPHRNPPAPQEPSFPSTGGWGSPAVAGTPLELGAWRSPPCGPAAGPPPEVLGVPDTGMEAWGSPSYIPATGTPRELHETPGSIVGSWPSPLCSLGAVTLLGPLPRHAMATGTGTASSCCLEPAAPPSLPGQD